The Aestuariibaculum lutulentum genome segment GCTTTTTCATCAGCTACCGTTAAAGGGGAATCGTCATCCTTAAGCTGTACCTCAAAATCTCCGGAATAGACCTGCATGATTTCGGCTCCTGCTGCAACGGCTGCTTCTATGGCTATAAGCAAGTATTTATTCATAATATTTTAATACTTTCATTTTTTCTTGATAAAAAACGAAACAAAAAATCAAGTGAATTTATAGGTCATTGTGCAGCACCATGAGTTCTCAAAGCTGCATGCTTATCGCCTTGCGATGCACTTTCGCTTTTTCACCCATTATGACTTAAAATTCACAACATTTAAACACAATAACAAAAATTCATAATTGCTATGGCTCTATTTCTAATCAGATACCTCGACTGCGCTCGGTATGACGTCACGTATTATTAATTCTCATTAATATACTAAGCTCCTCCTGTACTGATCCCTGTTAACATATCTAAGGGACACCTCTCAATTATCACAATAGACAACACTCAAAACCCTCTCCTCATCTTAAATCAAATCCTATAAAATTGTCATGCTGAGCTTGTCGAAGCATTTTGTAGGATATCTTTGGTGCGCTTAAGTACTGATTAGTCTTCGATTCTTCGACTGGGCTCAGAACAGACTAAACTCAGACTGACAAAATAATCGTTTCACTTCTCGCCTCTCAAGTCTCACAACAAACTACTTCATCCTGTCATTCCGAAGATGTCACCTTGAGCTTGTCGAAAGGTTATTTCTGAATCACACTGCCAACAACTTCTCACAACTGTCAACTAAGAACTGGCAACCCCTAATCTTTAAATCGCTTTTTCAATTTACCAAACCAGCTTCGTTTCTTCGAATCTTCACCGTGATACCCGTATCCATAGCCATAGCCGTAACCATAGCCATACTTAGACTTCTGACCGTAAAAATTATAAAGCAAACTAATATTCTTAACCTCTCCTTTTTTATATTTATCATTAATCTGCTTCAACATATCCTTCTTCGTATAATCCTGACGCACCACATATAAGGTCGCATCAACATAAGGCATTAATTCCAGGGCATCCGATACCAAGCCGACTGGTGGCGTATCCAGAATGATATAGTCGTACTGTGTTTTTAAATCAGTAATTAAATCATGCATATAATCCCCAATCAATAATTCCGAAGGATTAGGCGGCACGGGGCCCGAAGTTATCACATCAAGATGATCCACTCCTGTCTCCTGAACAATATCTTTTAACGAGGCCTGACCGATTAAATAATTAACCGCTCCTACGTCATTTTTAATTTCAAAATCATCAAAGATTTTAGGCTTGCGCAAATCCAGACCTACCAACACCGTTTTTTTACCACTTAAAGCAAATACCGAAGCGATATTAATGGAGCAAAAGGTCTTTCCTTCCCCACTAATCGAAGAGGTTAATAATACGGTCTTAGCACCGGGCACCTCCTGCTTTTTATAGATAAACTGTAAACTGGTACGAATGGCACGAAAGGCTTCAGCCACCGGAGCGTTCGACTTTTTCAGCACCACCAGATTCGTATCGGTCTCACTGCGTCCCACAACCCCCAGTAAAGGAATTTTATTCAAACCTTCCAGGTCGGTTGGCTCATGGATTTTTCTATCAAAAAAGGTGATGATAAAGGCTATTAAAATAACAGGAATAAAGGCTGCTATAACCGCAAACACATAGCGAATATTTAAATTCACCACATTACGCCCCTGACCGATATCTTTAGCGGGTTCTATTAAAATAATATCAGACGTATTACTCGCCTTCACCAGATCGGCCTCACCTCGTTTCGCCAGATATAAATTATAGGTATTCTGACTCAACAAATACTCGCGTTCAATCCCCATCAATTTTTGCTGATTCTCTGGTAGGGTAGAAAACTCACGTTCTAAAGCCGCTACATTTCTATTTATAGTTTGAATCTGAAAACGGATATTCGCCTTGTTAGCCGATATACTTTCGTAAATAACCTGCTTCAATCCCTCAATCTTTCGGTTTAAATCATCAAACACTGCAGCGTCACTTCGCACCGAATATTCCAGCTTGGATTTCTCTCCTGATAAATCTATAATTTTAGAAATAGCAGTGGTAATATTCCCATCACCAATACCCTGAACAGCCGGGGCCGGAAAATTAGTAAAGTCTTTACTGGTCTCCAGATAGTTCTTCAACAAATCGTAATATAACAAAGATTCTTCAAGCGATTGCTTTTCGACATCATAGGCCTCGATTTTCTTTGTTAAGGTAGAACTTTCATTCTGAATATCATATATTTTAGTCTGCTGTTTAAAGTTATTCAGCGAATCGGCTTTTTCTCCAAGTTCGGCACGTACCCTGGCCAGTTGCTTATCGATGAAATTCACGGCGTTTATAGCATACTGGTTTTTACGATGCAACAAATCACGATCTAAAATAAACACCGATGCATTTAAATAATCTACAATCTGAGCCTTGTTTCCATGGGTAAGCCTTAAGACCACCAAAGATCCTCCTTCACTCACTACAGAAAACTGCCCCATAAACTGCGACACTGTCCCATTAAAACTATTGTACTGAATGTAAAATTCCTGATCCGGAACGATTCTGGCACCCGTCACTGTAACCAGACTTCCCTTAAACACATCCAGATTTATATACTCATCAAATTTAAAAACCTGACTAAAAACCGATGCCGGCACCGGCACACGCTTTATCTCCTTGGTTTTAAAATTCTGAACCGACACCTGTTGTGCCTCTCCAAAATCATACGACAGTTCAAAGCGTTCCTCATCGAGAAGTTTTATTTTAATGGGGTGACCAATCACCTGAAATGCGGTCTCATCACCAACAAACGTGAATGGCGTTCCCTTATATACATTCTGTTTACGAAAACGACCATCTTTTAAATAGTTTAAACATAAATTCAGACTATCCACCACCTGCTCATGGTGTTTGCGAGACTTTAAGTTTAACAGCACATCCTGAATCTTACCAGAAATACCGCCATAATTAAAAATTAAATTGGTACTGGAAGTGAATAAGGGATTTTTATCATCCTGAATGGATATTGATGCACTTAGCGTATAGGGAAACTCACGACGTATGTTTTGCTGGTATACCACATAAATACCTATTAAGGTCGCCAGGATAAACCATTTCCAATAGCTGATAACACGAAATATAAACGCTTTAAAATCGAAGTTAAGCCCATATTGTTGTGATGCATACTCTCCTTCCATAGCTTATAAACTCTTAATAATAAAATAGGTACTCACCAATACCGAAAACACACTTACAATAGTCGTTAGGTTTTGCACAGCGGTTTGTCCGCCACCTAAAGCTTTACGTTTTAAAGGTTTCACCAGGATAATATCGTTAGGCTGAATATAATAGAACTCCGACTTCGTGGCATTAATATCGGTTAAATCGATATGATGAATCTTTTGTCCATGCGGATATTGTCGAATAATCATCACATCCCTACGGTCGCCCGTAACCCGTATATCTCCGGCATTGGCAATAGCCTCAAGAATATTAACACGATCTCTGTAAATAACACGCGTACCTGCTCCTATTTCTCCAAGGGTTGTATATTTTAATCCGGCTAACTTAACGGTTACAAATATCTGTGCAGTTTCCTTAAAATACTGTGCTAAAAGCTCCTTTTTCACCATCGCTTCAATCTCTTCCACGGTATAGCCTAAAACATTGATCTGCCCCAATACAGGAAATTCGATATTACCATGTAAGTCTACCGTAAATCCATTAAAGAACATGGCTTGTTCAGAGTTGGTATTTCCCGTACCACTATTGGTGGGATTAAAAATTTGTACCAGTTCCTTATCCAAGGCCTTCACATTAATACTTAACACATCGTTAATCTGTACACGATAAGGTTTCGATAAGGCCTGTATTTGAAGAGAGTCGCTTGCCGAAGTTCTGCCCTTATCCTGAAGATACACAATATCCTTATTGGTTATACATGAGCTGCACAATACAGTCATAACAAGGCAGAAGATACCGAACAATTGTTTTATCATATGGAGCTTAGCTTTATCACAAATATAACTTTTAAGGGGGAAGTATAAAATATATACCCGTATTTTTGGTTTTTTATACGTTATTTGCAAAAAATTATAGCTTTTGAATTACTTAACTGTCGAAAATATATCGAAATCCTACGGCGAACTTTCACTGTTTCAAGACATTTCATTTAGTATACACAAAGACCAGAAAATAGCCTTTGTTGCTAAAAACGGAACGGGAAAAACCTCTATTTTACGTATTATTTCCGGTGAAGACACCCCGGACTCTGGTCAGGTGATCTATCGAAAAGATATTACCGTGTCCTTCTTATCTCAGGATCCGCATTTTAATCCGGACCTTACTGTAGAAGAAACCATATTTGCCAGCGATAACGATATTTTAAAAGTTATAGGAAATTACGAAAAGGCATTGGAAAACCCTGAAGATGCCGATGCTTACCAGAAAGCCTTCGAGCAAATGGAACTGCATCAGGCCTGGGACTTCGAAACCCAGTACAAGCAGATTCTTTTTAAATTGAAACTGGACAACTTACATCAGAAAGTGGGTTCGCTTTCCGGAGGTCAAAAAAAACGTCTGGCCTTAGCCAATGCCTTAATCAATAAACCCGATTTATTGATTCTGGATGAGCCTACCAACCATCTGGATCTGGAAATGATTGAATGGCTGGAAGCTTTCTTTGCCAAGGAAAACATCACCTTATTTATGGTGACACACGACCGTTACTTTTTAGAGCGCGTGTGTAATGAAATTATCGAACTTGATGAGGGGCAATTATACAGCTATAAAGGCAACTACTCCTACTATTTAGAAAAACGCGAAGCGCGCATCGAGCAATTCGAAACCGAAACCGGCAAAGCCAAACAGCTCTTTAAAAAGGAACTGGAGTGGATGCGTCGCCAACCAAAAGCACGTACCACCAAATCGAAATCACGCATCGACGATTTTAGCGATATCAAGCACCGTGCACATCAGCGCCGTAAAGACCATCAGGTGCAACTGGAATTGAATATGGAACGTCTGGGCAGTAAGATTCTGGAGTTCCATAAAGTCTCGAAAGCCTTTAAGGAGAAAATCATTTTAGACAAGTTCGACTATACCTTTCAAAAAGGCGAGCGTGTGGGGATTATTGGTAAAAACGGAACCGGCAAAACGTCCTTCCTGAACATTCTTACCCAAACTGCAGAGCCCGATGGAGGAAAAGTGATTTTAGGTGAAACCGTGAAGTTTGGTTACTACACCCAGAATGGTATTGAAATAAAACCTGAACAAAAGGTTATTGATGTCATCCGCGAGTTTGGCGATTACATCCCTTTAAAAAAAGGAAGACAAATTAGTGCGCAACAACTTCTAGAACGTTTTTTATTCAGCAGAAAAAAACAATACGACTTTGTTGAGAAACTAAGTGGCGGGGAACGTAAACGTTTATATTTATGTACGGTGCTTATTCAGAATCCTAACTTTTTAATTCTCGATGAGCCTACCAACGATTTAGATATCGTCACCCTTAATGTACTGGAAAGCTTCCTAATGGACTTCCAAGGTTGTATTATTGTGGTATCGCACGACCGTTACTTTATGGATAAAGTTGTAGACCACCTCTTAGTCTTTAAGGGTGAAGGTGAGATTGAAGATTTTCCTGGAAACTACACCGACTACCGTGTGTATGAAGACAGTCAGCCTGTCGAGCCAACGGTTACTGAAGATAAAAAAGAAAAGAAATCCTGGAAACAGAATGAAGCGAGTAAGCTGAGTTATAATGAGGAAAAGGAGCTTAAAAACATAGAGAGTAAACTGAATTCCTTAGCTTACGACAAAAAGGAGATGGAAGCTAAATTCAATAATCCGGATTTAACTCAAGATGAAATTAATGAGCTGTCTTTAAAACTTCAGGATATTATTGATGCCATTGAAGCCAAGGAAGAACGCTGGTTTGAGTTATCGTCTAAACTGGAAGAGTAAAACAAGATTGAGATTCCGAAATCGAAGATTCAGAGTAGCTAATCAAGTTCGGAATGGCAGCACTTTTTGTTATTCTGAATTTATTTCAGCATCTTTTTAGTTCAAGTATCATACCTTATGAAATACCAAGTTTCACAATACCTGAAATTCTTAATCCGCTCCAGCAATCAGCATGGGGTGCACTCCCCTTTTGTATACAATTTAGTTACTAAATGCTTTTACGACCGTAAAACCTACCCTGTATACAAAATTATTACTGCTTACAAAAAGGCATTAACGAACAACAAAGAAAGCATCACCATCACCGATTTAGGAGCCGGTTCCCTTACTACCAATCAAAATACCAGACCCATTAGGTCGATTGCCAAACATTCCGGCACCTCATTAAAGCGTGCTAAATTATTATACCGCTTAGTGAATTATCTAGAATGCCTGTCGGTTTTAGAACTAGGAACCTCTTTAGGTATAGGAACTCATGCCTTGGCATTAGGAGAAAACTCAAAGATTACGACCGTTGAAGGTTGCCCGAATATTTATAATTTCACTAAGGAAAACCTGAAAAGTTTTACGAATACCACACTAATACATTCCGACTTTAGTTCGGCTATTGAAAACCTAAAATCAAATGCCTACGATCTGGTGTTCTTTGATGGCCATCACACAAAACAGCCGACTTTAGCTTATTTTGAAGCTTTATTAGAATCAACCCACAACGATTCGGTATTTATTTTTGACGACATTTACTGGTCTGAAGATATGACTGAAGCCTGGGAAACCATTAAACAGCATCCTAAAGTAAAAGTGACTATCGACACCTTTTACTGGGGGTTTGTGTTCTTTAGAAAAGAACAGGAGAAGGAACATTTTACTATTCGGGTTTAGACTTCTGGAATTAGATACTGAAATAAATTCA includes the following:
- a CDS encoding polysaccharide biosynthesis/export family protein; translation: MIKQLFGIFCLVMTVLCSSCITNKDIVYLQDKGRTSASDSLQIQALSKPYRVQINDVLSINVKALDKELVQIFNPTNSGTGNTNSEQAMFFNGFTVDLHGNIEFPVLGQINVLGYTVEEIEAMVKKELLAQYFKETAQIFVTVKLAGLKYTTLGEIGAGTRVIYRDRVNILEAIANAGDIRVTGDRRDVMIIRQYPHGQKIHHIDLTDINATKSEFYYIQPNDIILVKPLKRKALGGGQTAVQNLTTIVSVFSVLVSTYFIIKSL
- a CDS encoding O-methyltransferase, which produces MKYQVSQYLKFLIRSSNQHGVHSPFVYNLVTKCFYDRKTYPVYKIITAYKKALTNNKESITITDLGAGSLTTNQNTRPIRSIAKHSGTSLKRAKLLYRLVNYLECLSVLELGTSLGIGTHALALGENSKITTVEGCPNIYNFTKENLKSFTNTTLIHSDFSSAIENLKSNAYDLVFFDGHHTKQPTLAYFEALLESTHNDSVFIFDDIYWSEDMTEAWETIKQHPKVKVTIDTFYWGFVFFRKEQEKEHFTIRV
- a CDS encoding exopolysaccharide transport family protein; amino-acid sequence: MEGEYASQQYGLNFDFKAFIFRVISYWKWFILATLIGIYVVYQQNIRREFPYTLSASISIQDDKNPLFTSSTNLIFNYGGISGKIQDVLLNLKSRKHHEQVVDSLNLCLNYLKDGRFRKQNVYKGTPFTFVGDETAFQVIGHPIKIKLLDEERFELSYDFGEAQQVSVQNFKTKEIKRVPVPASVFSQVFKFDEYINLDVFKGSLVTVTGARIVPDQEFYIQYNSFNGTVSQFMGQFSVVSEGGSLVVLRLTHGNKAQIVDYLNASVFILDRDLLHRKNQYAINAVNFIDKQLARVRAELGEKADSLNNFKQQTKIYDIQNESSTLTKKIEAYDVEKQSLEESLLYYDLLKNYLETSKDFTNFPAPAVQGIGDGNITTAISKIIDLSGEKSKLEYSVRSDAAVFDDLNRKIEGLKQVIYESISANKANIRFQIQTINRNVAALEREFSTLPENQQKLMGIEREYLLSQNTYNLYLAKRGEADLVKASNTSDIILIEPAKDIGQGRNVVNLNIRYVFAVIAAFIPVILIAFIITFFDRKIHEPTDLEGLNKIPLLGVVGRSETDTNLVVLKKSNAPVAEAFRAIRTSLQFIYKKQEVPGAKTVLLTSSISGEGKTFCSINIASVFALSGKKTVLVGLDLRKPKIFDDFEIKNDVGAVNYLIGQASLKDIVQETGVDHLDVITSGPVPPNPSELLIGDYMHDLITDLKTQYDYIILDTPPVGLVSDALELMPYVDATLYVVRQDYTKKDMLKQINDKYKKGEVKNISLLYNFYGQKSKYGYGYGYGYGYGYHGEDSKKRSWFGKLKKRFKD
- a CDS encoding ABC-F family ATP-binding cassette domain-containing protein; this translates as MNYLTVENISKSYGELSLFQDISFSIHKDQKIAFVAKNGTGKTSILRIISGEDTPDSGQVIYRKDITVSFLSQDPHFNPDLTVEETIFASDNDILKVIGNYEKALENPEDADAYQKAFEQMELHQAWDFETQYKQILFKLKLDNLHQKVGSLSGGQKKRLALANALINKPDLLILDEPTNHLDLEMIEWLEAFFAKENITLFMVTHDRYFLERVCNEIIELDEGQLYSYKGNYSYYLEKREARIEQFETETGKAKQLFKKELEWMRRQPKARTTKSKSRIDDFSDIKHRAHQRRKDHQVQLELNMERLGSKILEFHKVSKAFKEKIILDKFDYTFQKGERVGIIGKNGTGKTSFLNILTQTAEPDGGKVILGETVKFGYYTQNGIEIKPEQKVIDVIREFGDYIPLKKGRQISAQQLLERFLFSRKKQYDFVEKLSGGERKRLYLCTVLIQNPNFLILDEPTNDLDIVTLNVLESFLMDFQGCIIVVSHDRYFMDKVVDHLLVFKGEGEIEDFPGNYTDYRVYEDSQPVEPTVTEDKKEKKSWKQNEASKLSYNEEKELKNIESKLNSLAYDKKEMEAKFNNPDLTQDEINELSLKLQDIIDAIEAKEERWFELSSKLEE